One Vibrio pomeroyi genomic region harbors:
- a CDS encoding 2OG-Fe(II) oxygenase family protein, with product MLSNQLERARAIDLPTREAMLQRAPSVQQFWDNNKSLFSEAWKEWEVREEGSQLNFDDSLLDARLREAVKQAWQDPTKEIAVQDLLQEVSPGVFKFQFFDPERLVGLRDYLEEVSNAQIPLRPPYGIVLNRGGAMLDSRSEGYLAAPSFQAFYRDLLDSYMRPVARLLFPEIMGYDTQTFGFSIQYQANKDTSLRLHTDASSVTLNINLNLPDEAFSGSALNFYDPATGKMNEATFTPGMAMIHRGNVAHAALPITSGERSNFVLWLYGDRGQIPQHNSGLEPVDAHQRWTVPKVVPDSFAPF from the coding sequence ATGTTATCTAATCAATTAGAGCGTGCACGCGCCATCGATTTACCAACACGCGAAGCGATGCTTCAACGAGCTCCTTCTGTGCAACAGTTTTGGGACAACAATAAAAGTCTGTTCAGTGAAGCTTGGAAAGAGTGGGAAGTGAGAGAAGAAGGCAGCCAGCTAAATTTCGATGATTCATTACTGGACGCTCGTCTGCGTGAAGCCGTTAAACAGGCGTGGCAAGATCCAACGAAAGAAATTGCAGTGCAAGACTTACTCCAAGAAGTCTCTCCTGGTGTGTTTAAATTCCAGTTTTTTGACCCTGAGCGTTTAGTCGGACTGCGCGATTACTTAGAAGAAGTATCAAACGCTCAAATCCCATTGCGTCCGCCTTATGGCATCGTCCTCAATCGAGGTGGTGCGATGCTAGACAGCCGGTCTGAAGGCTACTTAGCAGCGCCGAGTTTCCAAGCGTTTTATCGCGATCTGCTCGACAGTTACATGCGTCCAGTTGCGCGTTTGTTGTTCCCAGAAATAATGGGGTACGATACGCAAACTTTTGGATTCTCTATTCAGTATCAAGCGAACAAAGACACATCTTTGCGCCTTCATACTGATGCATCTTCTGTGACGCTCAATATCAACCTGAATTTACCCGATGAAGCGTTTTCAGGCTCTGCACTCAACTTTTATGACCCGGCAACAGGCAAAATGAATGAGGCGACATTTACACCCGGCATGGCAATGATCCACCGAGGAAACGTAGCACACGCAGCACTGCCTATTACCAGTGGTGAGCGCTCTAACTTCGTATTGTGGTTGTATGGCGACCGTGGACAGATCCCACAGCACAACTCAGGATTGGAACCGGTAGACGCTCATCAGCGTTGGACTGTCCCTAAGGTTGTGCCTGACAGCTTCGCGCCATTTTAG
- a CDS encoding polysaccharide lyase family 7 protein: MFNSQHTLKYFKIAALISSGLLLTGCEANATSDQSDLTTCTDCNWNIEQWKITLPFSGDDYYENGRSSAAELIPQECNGKEYLTNGTNLPWFSRESVNGEERLKFTVDLGGQVSTTPNTKYVRSELRELYNYDSENRCSTKEQNWAVTGTHELKATLSVDQFPDKDVTGSDPKVVLGQIHGKDIKQALVKLQWDGENKPVRVVLNDSFLSGNQVCSDCKPFSVNLGYAPANLDWDYTIRLNDQGIYLSTLINDELTEQFLPWGIETEDRDGNKVTLSKAWLEEEYYFKAGLYAQIKPSREFAGQVFSVSFSKINIDHN, encoded by the coding sequence ATGTTCAACTCTCAACACACTTTAAAATACTTCAAGATTGCTGCACTTATTTCTAGCGGTTTATTACTCACAGGCTGCGAAGCCAACGCTACAAGCGACCAATCAGACCTTACAACATGTACCGACTGTAACTGGAACATAGAACAATGGAAAATCACCCTTCCATTCAGTGGCGACGATTATTACGAAAATGGTCGTAGTAGCGCAGCCGAGCTCATTCCCCAAGAATGCAATGGTAAAGAGTACTTAACCAACGGCACTAATCTCCCTTGGTTCTCTCGTGAATCAGTTAACGGAGAAGAGCGTCTCAAATTTACAGTCGATCTTGGCGGCCAAGTTTCTACAACACCAAACACAAAATACGTTCGTTCTGAGCTTCGTGAGCTATACAACTATGATTCCGAAAATCGTTGCAGCACTAAAGAGCAAAACTGGGCAGTAACAGGAACACATGAACTCAAAGCAACACTAAGCGTTGATCAATTTCCGGATAAAGATGTAACGGGTAGTGACCCAAAAGTGGTTCTTGGCCAAATCCATGGTAAAGACATTAAACAAGCGCTCGTGAAGTTGCAGTGGGATGGTGAAAACAAACCAGTACGTGTCGTTCTAAATGATTCCTTTTTGTCAGGAAACCAAGTTTGCAGCGACTGTAAGCCTTTTAGTGTCAACCTAGGCTACGCGCCTGCGAACCTCGATTGGGATTATACAATTCGTCTCAATGACCAGGGTATTTACCTTTCAACACTCATTAATGATGAATTAACAGAGCAATTCTTACCTTGGGGTATCGAAACAGAAGACCGCGATGGCAACAAAGTTACCCTTTCAAAGGCATGGTTAGAGGAAGAGTACTACTTTAAAGCCGGCCTTTACGCTCAAATAAAACCTTCAAGAGAGTTTGCAGGGCAAGTGTTCTCGGTCAGTTTCTCGAAGATCAATATTGATCATAACTAA
- a CDS encoding outer membrane protein transport protein has product MKNKLLLGTTVALVPCLTNAAGFQLNAQSATGLGRAFAGDAVMADSAAIVAKNSAAMAYIEQPMLSVGAVYIDSGIDVSNVSYTPLMGDTTSLDDQELSAGTLVPNIHYVHPIQDSKFTLGATVHSNFGTDVEFDDSFSADEFGGKTALSSINVGFAVAYELSEKINLGAGIDVIYGEGEIHRKNLLDVDADGFGLGANIGATYQVNERNKFGITYRYSPDIEVEGDITKGGVPADKMNVPLPDTLEFSGWHQLNEQWAFHYSLQWVNWSEFDSLTSDSYDDSIKEYQWKDAGHISVGGTYTMSKDIVLRAGYMYDISPTDELTSLSIPDVNRHWLTVGGTYNFTAASSVDIGVGFIIGESQDIDESLTTIPGTSSNITADVTADALLLGVQYQHRF; this is encoded by the coding sequence ATGAAGAATAAACTTTTATTGGGCACTACAGTTGCTCTTGTCCCTTGTCTAACCAATGCAGCTGGTTTTCAACTGAACGCACAATCTGCAACTGGCTTAGGTCGTGCATTCGCTGGTGATGCTGTAATGGCAGATAGCGCAGCGATTGTAGCTAAGAATAGCGCTGCAATGGCATATATCGAACAACCTATGTTATCGGTAGGTGCTGTCTATATCGATAGCGGAATTGATGTGTCGAATGTCAGTTACACACCTTTAATGGGTGATACCACATCATTGGATGACCAAGAACTTAGCGCAGGTACGTTAGTGCCGAACATCCATTACGTCCATCCAATTCAAGACTCAAAGTTCACTTTGGGTGCTACCGTGCATTCCAATTTCGGCACTGATGTTGAGTTTGATGACTCATTTTCAGCAGATGAGTTTGGAGGAAAAACGGCACTCTCAAGCATCAACGTTGGCTTTGCTGTCGCTTATGAATTATCTGAAAAGATCAACTTGGGCGCAGGTATTGATGTTATCTACGGTGAAGGTGAAATTCACCGTAAGAACCTACTTGATGTTGATGCCGACGGTTTTGGTTTAGGTGCCAATATTGGTGCAACGTATCAGGTAAATGAGCGCAATAAATTTGGTATTACTTACCGTTACAGCCCCGATATTGAAGTGGAAGGTGACATTACCAAAGGCGGTGTCCCTGCCGACAAGATGAATGTTCCGTTACCAGACACTCTAGAGTTTTCCGGTTGGCACCAGCTCAACGAACAGTGGGCTTTCCATTACAGCCTACAGTGGGTGAACTGGTCTGAATTTGACTCGCTAACATCTGACTCTTATGACGACTCAATTAAAGAGTACCAATGGAAAGATGCAGGGCATATTTCTGTCGGTGGTACGTACACCATGTCGAAAGACATCGTTCTACGAGCGGGTTACATGTACGACATTTCCCCAACTGACGAACTCACATCGTTATCAATTCCTGATGTTAACCGTCATTGGCTAACGGTCGGAGGGACATATAACTTCACGGCTGCCAGTTCTGTGGATATTGGTGTCGGATTTATCATCGGAGAATCACAAGATATTGACGAAAGCCTGACGACGATCCCAGGAACGAGTTCCAATATAACTGCTGATGTGACTGCTGATGCCTTACTCCTAGGTGTACAGTATCAGCATCGTTTTTAA
- a CDS encoding DUF481 domain-containing protein, whose protein sequence is MVLSMPLFAEETVPTEEPILTEPLELTEQLEFTEEQALQDEAILEEKAEPEVESPFTTLTKLGFIYSQNTSSSLSINSGISVGYKKENWGQRVQFDTYYTDAENDEDGTNRYTTNYGISYDLNEVTYLVATTRFEHDHYGTYRKQFITATGLGRHFYDTERIKLQGSAGPGYRISKRQSSDEEFPNKENYELIVNASIDGSLTLTETFSMGATANMAYGEENTNYNLKGYLKNILMGNLALTFDTEYIYNTTVASDQSNSEIYSSMNLNYDF, encoded by the coding sequence ATGGTCTTATCCATGCCATTGTTTGCTGAAGAAACGGTACCGACCGAAGAGCCCATACTTACAGAACCACTTGAGCTTACAGAGCAACTTGAATTTACAGAAGAACAAGCCTTACAAGATGAAGCTATATTGGAAGAAAAGGCGGAACCAGAAGTTGAATCGCCCTTCACGACGTTAACCAAATTGGGTTTTATCTACTCTCAAAACACCAGTTCATCTTTGTCTATTAATTCTGGAATATCCGTAGGCTACAAAAAGGAAAACTGGGGACAACGAGTCCAGTTCGATACCTATTATACCGATGCTGAAAATGATGAAGATGGTACTAATCGCTATACCACCAACTATGGCATTAGTTATGATTTGAACGAGGTGACTTACTTAGTCGCGACAACCCGTTTTGAACACGACCACTATGGTACCTATCGTAAACAATTCATTACCGCGACCGGATTGGGTCGTCACTTTTACGATACCGAAAGAATCAAGCTTCAAGGCTCTGCGGGTCCGGGTTATCGAATCAGTAAACGACAATCCTCCGACGAAGAGTTCCCAAACAAAGAGAACTACGAGCTGATCGTTAATGCCAGTATTGATGGCTCGCTAACGCTTACTGAAACGTTCTCTATGGGTGCAACTGCAAACATGGCCTACGGTGAAGAGAACACAAACTACAACCTAAAGGGCTATTTAAAGAACATTCTGATGGGCAATTTAGCACTAACGTTTGATACCGAATACATTTACAACACCACTGTCGCCTCAGACCAAAGCAACAGCGAGATCTACAGTTCAATGAACCTAAATTACGACTTTTAA
- a CDS encoding efflux RND transporter periplasmic adaptor subunit, which translates to MKFTKLSKTICLALFALHISPSFAQDSNLIPVTIEKAHKQAFTSSINEVGKIRATDSAALTFSASDKILNIHFKDGDSVKKGELIAQLDNTKAKADLDKARSSLALAKSKLKRVQELLKKQPDSMSQQDVEELGEQANLAAADFRQKEALMNDYLLVAPFDGQLTNFTHSVGSKIDSATALVSLIKLDPVEVQYSIGQSDLGNAKLGQNVSIQVDAFVDEAFSGVVDYIAPAVDESSGRVEVHAHVTNPEHRLVPGMFAKVSQMTSEDSTQMVVSQNSVQAKDAERFVWVVNGEKIEQRIVELGVNTNDGYVVVEKGLKLGDNVVVTGQQNLKKASLVKVMNPNAEQKTVELITEPTSKENTQKTAEPKVEKTVTQVDEAHPIEPSVDWTEASKGVDEAINENSEQAETSAAVEESSSETHSKETLSKEAGTKENLNEAS; encoded by the coding sequence ATGAAATTTACAAAGCTTAGTAAAACAATCTGTTTGGCACTGTTTGCCTTACATATCTCTCCATCGTTTGCCCAAGACTCAAACTTAATTCCTGTGACTATCGAAAAAGCTCACAAACAAGCATTCACTTCTTCAATCAACGAGGTTGGCAAAATCAGGGCAACGGATTCTGCTGCATTAACATTTAGTGCCTCCGACAAAATTCTCAACATCCATTTCAAAGATGGAGATTCAGTTAAAAAAGGCGAACTGATCGCTCAACTGGACAATACCAAAGCGAAAGCCGATTTAGACAAAGCAAGAAGCTCTCTAGCGTTAGCAAAGTCGAAATTAAAACGTGTACAAGAATTACTAAAGAAACAGCCTGACTCTATGTCTCAACAAGATGTGGAAGAACTGGGAGAACAGGCGAACCTAGCCGCAGCTGATTTCCGTCAGAAAGAAGCGCTGATGAATGACTATTTATTGGTCGCGCCATTTGATGGGCAGCTAACTAATTTCACCCACTCAGTGGGCAGTAAGATTGATAGCGCAACCGCGTTGGTCAGTTTGATCAAACTCGATCCTGTCGAAGTTCAGTATTCCATTGGACAGTCGGACTTAGGCAACGCAAAGCTTGGGCAGAATGTTTCCATCCAAGTTGATGCATTTGTCGATGAAGCGTTTTCTGGCGTGGTGGATTACATTGCGCCAGCGGTGGACGAAAGCTCAGGCCGTGTAGAAGTGCACGCGCACGTGACTAACCCGGAGCATCGCTTAGTTCCGGGTATGTTTGCCAAAGTAAGTCAGATGACGAGCGAAGATTCAACGCAGATGGTGGTTTCTCAAAACTCCGTTCAAGCCAAAGATGCAGAGCGTTTTGTTTGGGTCGTGAATGGCGAAAAAATCGAGCAACGTATTGTCGAATTAGGCGTGAATACTAACGATGGTTACGTTGTTGTAGAGAAAGGTTTGAAGCTTGGCGATAACGTCGTTGTGACGGGACAACAGAACCTTAAGAAAGCGTCGTTAGTTAAGGTCATGAACCCAAATGCTGAACAGAAAACTGTTGAGTTAATAACGGAACCGACAAGCAAAGAGAACACTCAGAAGACCGCTGAGCCTAAAGTAGAAAAGACCGTAACACAGGTGGACGAAGCACATCCAATTGAACCTTCGGTTGATTGGACGGAAGCATCGAAAGGTGTAGATGAAGCGATCAACGAAAACAGCGAGCAAGCAGAGACTAGCGCGGCTGTTGAGGAATCATCAAGCGAAACTCACAGCAAGGAAACATTAAGCAAGGAAGCTGGAACGAAGGAGAATCTGAATGAAGCTTCCTGA
- a CDS encoding efflux RND transporter permease subunit: MKLPEICIKHPVFASVLSITIVLLGLLSFQKLSIQYFPEHKTPSATVTAAINGASAEFMSRNVADKLITAATGLDSVKTMTTDCQEGTCNLKIIFEDDIDEVEYTSLMNNLRSSVEAIGDFPPSMTDKPTVTDDSSDTSMPSNIITFVNTGKMSKQDMYDYISQQVVPQFKHIQGVGGIWGPYGGSEKAVRVWLQPDRMMALNMSASDVVGTLSSYNATFTAGTIKGQVRDFSINPVNQVTSVDDVRDLVVRVDNGKIIRIGDIAEVKMGEVSLTPSILRVDDNLAMSIQVLPLKSENPVTVANKVKTQIDVIQPQLPEGIEMKMVYNQADFIKTAIDEGFMTLVEAIVLVSAVVVLFLGSFRVASIPIITIPVCVIGVFAVMHLLGFSINVLTILAIILAIGLVVDDAIVVAENCYRHIEEGETPFNAAIKGCREIVFPVIAMTLTLAVVYLPIGLMAGLTADLFRQFAFTLAAAVIISGFVALTLSPVMSAYLMKPVSTPAKWYQKVDAKLNVLSDVYTKELGKWFERKALMSGIALVLIALSALAVWKMPQVLLPTEDTGFVEVTSTPPTGVGRQYHLDNNEQLNSVFKGDESVEANLSYIEGTPTNHVLLKPWGERDQSADELVNEFIAKAQSSVSAYGMSFKVRSADNLNIATNMILELTTVNRDTTVLSETASKVVEALENYEGVTNIKNSMLRDQLRYDLSIDRNAIVLSGVDYGNVTNALSTFLGSVKAADLQADDGYTYPIQVQVNLSDLGDFKVLDKLYVDSQSGQRLPLSQFVSIKQVTSESNFKTFMGKDSAEITADLMPGYTASDVKAYIDDTVPSLLKPAQSYEFNGIVKDLVDSTAGAQVLFVLALIFIFLILAAQFESFVDPMIILLTVPLCIVGAILTLSVFGQSLNIYSKIGLLTLVGLVTKHGILLVEFANEKRKSGASAQEAAISSARSRLRPILMTSLTMILGSLPLALADGPGSLGRINIGLVLVGGLSVGTFFSLFLVPVAYVGMANLKQMDVLTRLRTKPA, from the coding sequence ATGAAGCTTCCTGAGATATGTATCAAGCACCCTGTGTTTGCGTCAGTTCTGAGCATCACCATTGTTTTGCTTGGGCTTTTGTCGTTTCAAAAGCTCTCAATCCAATACTTTCCAGAACATAAAACACCGTCAGCAACGGTAACGGCTGCGATTAATGGCGCTAGTGCTGAGTTCATGTCGCGTAATGTGGCAGATAAGCTCATTACCGCTGCAACAGGCCTCGACAGCGTGAAAACCATGACGACGGACTGTCAGGAAGGCACGTGTAATCTAAAAATCATCTTTGAAGACGACATTGATGAAGTTGAATACACAAGCCTGATGAACAACCTGCGCAGCAGCGTTGAAGCGATTGGTGATTTCCCGCCGAGTATGACGGATAAGCCAACGGTCACGGATGATTCTTCTGACACCAGTATGCCGAGTAACATCATCACGTTTGTGAATACTGGCAAGATGTCTAAGCAAGACATGTACGACTACATTAGCCAACAAGTCGTGCCTCAATTTAAGCACATCCAAGGTGTGGGTGGCATTTGGGGACCGTATGGTGGTAGCGAGAAGGCGGTGCGTGTTTGGTTGCAACCGGATCGCATGATGGCGCTCAATATGAGTGCATCCGATGTTGTTGGAACATTGAGCTCATACAACGCAACGTTTACCGCAGGTACCATCAAGGGGCAGGTGCGAGATTTCTCCATCAACCCAGTCAACCAAGTAACCAGCGTTGATGATGTAAGAGACTTAGTGGTTCGTGTTGATAACGGTAAGATCATTCGTATAGGTGATATTGCTGAAGTCAAAATGGGTGAGGTGAGTCTTACACCAAGTATTCTGCGTGTAGATGACAATCTAGCGATGTCGATTCAGGTGTTGCCACTGAAAAGTGAAAACCCAGTAACCGTTGCGAATAAAGTTAAGACACAGATTGATGTGATTCAGCCTCAGTTGCCAGAAGGCATTGAGATGAAGATGGTCTACAACCAAGCCGATTTCATTAAAACCGCAATTGATGAAGGCTTCATGACTTTAGTTGAAGCGATAGTTTTGGTTTCAGCGGTTGTGGTTCTGTTCCTTGGCTCTTTTCGAGTTGCTTCAATTCCGATCATCACCATTCCAGTGTGTGTGATCGGTGTATTTGCTGTCATGCATTTACTTGGATTTAGCATCAACGTACTGACGATTCTGGCTATCATTCTCGCCATTGGTTTGGTGGTTGATGATGCGATTGTTGTGGCTGAAAACTGCTACCGTCATATCGAAGAGGGTGAAACTCCGTTCAATGCTGCAATTAAAGGGTGCCGAGAGATCGTCTTCCCAGTGATTGCGATGACGCTAACTTTGGCGGTTGTTTACTTACCAATTGGCTTGATGGCTGGCTTAACCGCCGATCTATTCAGGCAGTTCGCGTTCACACTTGCTGCAGCGGTGATCATCTCTGGATTTGTGGCGTTAACACTCTCACCAGTGATGAGCGCTTACTTAATGAAGCCAGTTTCAACGCCAGCAAAGTGGTACCAAAAGGTCGATGCAAAACTCAATGTACTGTCTGACGTGTACACCAAGGAGCTAGGTAAGTGGTTTGAACGGAAAGCCCTGATGAGTGGTATCGCCTTGGTTCTAATTGCGTTGTCTGCGTTAGCGGTTTGGAAGATGCCTCAAGTGCTGCTTCCAACGGAAGACACGGGTTTTGTTGAGGTGACGTCAACGCCTCCAACAGGAGTAGGCCGTCAGTATCACCTCGATAACAACGAACAGTTAAACAGCGTGTTTAAAGGCGATGAATCGGTTGAAGCGAACCTGTCTTACATTGAAGGTACACCGACCAATCACGTTTTGCTAAAACCATGGGGAGAGCGTGACCAATCTGCAGATGAGCTGGTGAACGAGTTTATTGCCAAAGCGCAAAGTTCAGTCTCTGCGTATGGCATGTCTTTCAAGGTTCGTTCAGCGGATAACCTAAACATTGCTACCAATATGATTCTTGAGCTAACGACGGTTAACCGCGATACGACAGTGTTGTCTGAAACGGCGAGCAAAGTGGTAGAGGCACTTGAGAATTACGAGGGTGTGACCAACATTAAGAACTCAATGTTGCGTGACCAGTTACGCTATGACTTATCGATTGACCGCAATGCGATTGTGTTGTCTGGCGTGGATTACGGCAATGTCACCAATGCGTTATCGACATTCCTTGGTTCAGTGAAAGCCGCGGATTTGCAAGCGGATGATGGCTATACATACCCAATCCAAGTTCAAGTCAACCTGAGCGATCTTGGTGATTTCAAGGTATTGGATAAGCTGTATGTGGATTCACAATCGGGACAAAGGCTTCCTTTGTCTCAGTTTGTATCGATTAAACAAGTGACGTCGGAATCGAACTTTAAGACATTCATGGGTAAAGACAGCGCTGAAATTACGGCTGACTTGATGCCCGGATATACGGCAAGTGATGTGAAAGCGTATATTGATGATACGGTTCCAAGCTTATTGAAACCGGCGCAGAGCTACGAATTTAACGGCATTGTAAAAGATCTCGTTGATTCAACCGCCGGTGCACAGGTGCTATTCGTATTGGCGTTGATTTTTATCTTCCTGATTCTGGCAGCGCAATTTGAAAGCTTTGTCGACCCTATGATCATCTTGCTAACGGTTCCGTTGTGTATCGTAGGCGCGATTCTAACGCTATCGGTATTTGGCCAAAGCCTTAACATTTACTCAAAAATCGGGTTGCTGACTTTGGTCGGCCTTGTCACTAAACACGGTATCTTGCTGGTGGAATTTGCGAACGAGAAACGTAAATCGGGTGCGAGTGCGCAAGAAGCGGCGATCAGCAGTGCACGTTCAAGATTACGTCCTATCTTGATGACGTCACTCACGATGATCCTAGGTTCATTGCCGTTAGCATTGGCTGATGGACCGGGTTCATTGGGTCGTATTAACATTGGTTTGGTACTGGTCGGCGGCTTGTCTGTCGGAACTTTCTTCTCATTGTTCTTAGTGCCAGTCGCGTATGTCGGTATGGCCAACCTAAAGCAAATGGATGTGTTGACTCGATTACGAACCAAACCAGCATAA